One Pseudomonas sp. FP1742 genomic window carries:
- the pssA gene encoding CDP-diacylglycerol--serine O-phosphatidyltransferase, translating to MPLLFKRSLLPKLRSFPLTADAVTILSGAAEFRRCLLEKIAQATRRIYIVALYLQQDEAGQEILDALHAAKLARPELDVVVVVDWLRAQRGLIGAGKQPGNSAWYQETTRTHESEVPVYGVPVQTRELFGVLHLKGFVIDDCVIYSGASLNNVYLHKFDKYRFDRYHLLQNQALADSMHHLIQHGLITSKAVHRLDLPNLPTTRSLRHDIGDLRSRLKHAAYDTTAGSTAKGGLSVSPLLGVGKNNPLSRVICELIASAQHQLTICTPYFNLPLAVTREINRALARGVKIDIIVGDKTANDFYIPPSEPFKVIAALPYLYEISLRRFAKRHQRNIDSGKLNLHLWKDGDNTYHLKGMWIDQRYTLLTGNNLNPRAFRLDLENALLIDDPKGELLEPRGKELAEIFQHTRRIERYLDLQTLPDYPAGVAKFLKRVSRVRIERLLYRIL from the coding sequence ATGCCGTTGCTTTTCAAACGCTCTCTGCTGCCTAAATTGCGCAGTTTTCCGCTGACCGCCGATGCCGTCACCATCCTCTCTGGCGCTGCCGAGTTCCGTCGTTGTCTGCTGGAAAAAATCGCCCAGGCGACCCGGCGCATCTACATCGTTGCGCTGTACCTGCAACAGGATGAGGCCGGCCAGGAAATCCTCGATGCCCTGCACGCAGCTAAACTGGCACGCCCGGAACTGGACGTGGTGGTGGTTGTGGACTGGCTGCGTGCCCAACGTGGCTTGATCGGTGCCGGCAAGCAGCCGGGCAACTCGGCCTGGTATCAGGAAACCACCCGCACCCACGAAAGCGAAGTGCCGGTGTACGGCGTGCCGGTGCAGACCCGCGAGCTGTTCGGCGTGCTGCATTTGAAGGGCTTCGTGATCGACGATTGCGTGATCTACAGCGGCGCGAGCCTGAACAACGTTTACCTGCACAAATTCGACAAGTACCGCTTCGACCGTTATCACCTGCTGCAGAATCAGGCGCTGGCCGATTCGATGCATCACCTGATCCAGCACGGTTTGATCACCTCCAAAGCGGTGCATCGCCTCGACCTGCCGAACCTGCCGACCACCCGCAGTCTGCGCCACGACATCGGCGACCTGCGCAGCCGTCTCAAGCACGCGGCGTACGACACCACGGCGGGTAGCACGGCAAAGGGCGGTTTATCGGTCAGTCCGTTGCTCGGTGTGGGCAAGAACAACCCGTTGAGTCGGGTGATCTGCGAGCTGATCGCCAGTGCGCAGCATCAGCTGACCATCTGCACGCCGTACTTCAACCTGCCGCTGGCGGTGACTCGGGAAATCAATCGGGCCCTGGCTCGCGGCGTGAAGATCGACATCATCGTCGGCGACAAGACCGCCAACGATTTCTACATCCCGCCCAGCGAGCCGTTCAAGGTGATCGCGGCGCTGCCATACCTCTACGAAATCAGCCTGCGACGTTTCGCCAAGCGTCATCAGCGCAACATCGACAGCGGCAAGCTGAACCTGCATCTGTGGAAGGATGGTGATAACACCTATCACCTCAAGGGCATGTGGATCGATCAGCGCTACACCTTGCTGACCGGCAACAACCTCAATCCACGGGCGTTCCGTCTCGACCTGGAAAACGCGTTGCTGATTGATGATCCGAAAGGCGAGTTGCTGGAGCCGCGTGGCAAGGAACTGGCGGAGATTTTCCAGCACACTCGCCGTATTGAGCGTTACCTGGATCTGCAAACGCTGCCGGATTACCCGGCGGGGGTGGCCAAGTTTCTCAAGCGTGTGAGTCGCGTCAGGATTGAGCGGTTGTTGTATCGGATTTTGTAG
- a CDS encoding nuclear transport factor 2 family protein yields MSTAEVRPPLPPFTRESAIEKVRLAEDGWNSRDPERVSLAYTLDTQWRNRAEFAHNREEAKAFLTRKWAKELDYRLIKELWAHGDNRIAVRYAYEWHDDSGNWFRSYGNENWEFDENGLMFNRYACINDLPIKESERKFRWPLGRRPDDHPGLSDLGL; encoded by the coding sequence ATGTCTACTGCCGAAGTTCGTCCGCCATTGCCACCGTTTACCCGTGAATCGGCCATCGAAAAAGTTCGCCTGGCCGAAGACGGCTGGAACTCTCGCGACCCGGAGCGGGTGTCCCTGGCCTACACCCTTGACACCCAATGGCGTAATCGCGCCGAGTTCGCCCACAACCGCGAAGAAGCCAAAGCTTTTCTGACCCGCAAATGGGCCAAGGAACTGGACTACCGGCTGATCAAGGAACTCTGGGCCCACGGCGACAACCGCATTGCCGTGCGCTACGCCTACGAATGGCACGACGACTCGGGCAACTGGTTCCGTTCCTACGGCAACGAGAACTGGGAGTTCGACGAGAACGGGCTGATGTTCAACCGTTACGCTTGCATCAACGACCTGCCGATCAAGGAAAGCGAGCGCAAGTTCCGCTGGCCGCTGGGCCGCCGGCCGGATGATCACCCGGGCTTGTCCGACCTGGGCCTGTAA
- a CDS encoding TetR/AcrR family transcriptional regulator — protein MNEITSNDTRDIILDVTEKLIYKSGIAATGMDLLVKTAGVSRKSIYRYFANKEELVVAALQRRDVRWMNWYRSEVGKGQTPAERLLDLFTVLKAWFASEGFRGCAFINTSGETGDPQDPVRLVAKEHKQKLLDYVRELCTEYGATDPETLARQLLILIDGAITVALVTGDHSAADNAQCMARKLLDL, from the coding sequence ATGAACGAAATCACTAGCAATGACACACGCGACATCATTCTGGATGTCACCGAAAAGTTGATCTACAAAAGTGGCATTGCTGCCACCGGCATGGATCTTCTGGTGAAAACCGCCGGCGTTTCCAGAAAAAGTATTTACCGCTACTTCGCCAACAAGGAGGAGCTTGTCGTCGCGGCCCTGCAACGCCGTGATGTGCGCTGGATGAACTGGTATCGGAGCGAAGTCGGCAAGGGCCAAACCCCCGCCGAGCGGCTGCTCGACCTGTTTACCGTGCTCAAGGCCTGGTTCGCCTCCGAGGGCTTTCGCGGCTGCGCATTCATCAATACCAGTGGCGAAACCGGCGACCCGCAAGACCCGGTTCGCCTGGTCGCCAAAGAACACAAACAGAAGCTGCTCGACTACGTGCGCGAGCTCTGTACCGAATATGGCGCAACAGACCCGGAGACGCTGGCCAGACAGCTGCTGATCCTGATCGACGGTGCCATTACCGTAGCGCTTGTGACGGGTGATCACAGTGCCGCCGATAATGCGCAATGCATGGCGCGAAAGTTATTGGACCTGTAA